A genomic region of Streptomyces sp. R33 contains the following coding sequences:
- a CDS encoding cupin domain-containing protein, with protein sequence MTSTAGFASSSVTAQSWEPHVEDGRATGEVHWLVQSEDGTMSGLWRIGLEEGAEFPYKPEASDTFHAIEGEAELETPDGEKIELVAGGIYSFPAGFTATWRTRSPFLKFFVVA encoded by the coding sequence ATGACGAGCACTGCGGGTTTCGCAAGTTCATCAGTAACGGCCCAGTCGTGGGAACCCCACGTTGAGGACGGCCGGGCAACGGGCGAGGTTCATTGGCTCGTCCAGTCAGAAGACGGCACGATGTCGGGACTGTGGAGGATTGGGCTCGAGGAGGGCGCAGAGTTCCCCTACAAGCCCGAGGCCAGCGACACGTTCCACGCCATCGAGGGTGAGGCGGAGCTGGAAACGCCCGACGGCGAGAAGATCGAGCTCGTCGCCGGGGGTATCTACTCGTTCCCGGCCGGGTTCACGGCCACCTGGAGAACCCGCTCCCCGTTCTTGAAGTTCTTCGTCGTGGCCTAG
- a CDS encoding flavin monoamine oxidase family protein, with protein sequence MRLAAARSRIVARESGETTVREQIVAASDSEVDVVIVGGGFAGVTAARELSARGRRVVLVEARDRLGGRTWTKDHDGHPMEFGGTWVHPLQPHVWSEIERYGVETETFPVMEGLRQAVVSEGRIVELSDDDVVRALETFDQFCAPAVDLFPEPFSETLGPDPDGLADRSLREQFDSFKAEPALRDWVEGMCCTIVCGPLDQCGVTEVFRIYALSGHDAAQTMAAVSATKLLKGTRELINSIAGQATLADIRLNSPVQRVAQTDDGVRVELESGETVSAPTALIALPMNVLNSVEFEPALSEIKRTASAERHAGAGVKCFVRVKGDIGNVSIAAPEPHAVNWVVTYAHDPQGSWLIMFSNNPDKLEMTAFDDVQGMQTALQPLLPGVEVEAIVGWDWRHDPHALGTWCIYRPGQLTRVLPDLRTTEGRLFFAGSDSVSTWRCFIDGAIASGYYSARDIDGYLTAGGTTAAQG encoded by the coding sequence GTGCGGCTGGCTGCTGCCCGTTCCCGGATAGTGGCTCGCGAGTCAGGCGAGACGACGGTAAGGGAGCAGATTGTGGCGGCGTCAGATTCTGAAGTGGATGTCGTGATCGTGGGCGGCGGTTTCGCCGGTGTGACGGCCGCGCGTGAATTGTCGGCGCGCGGGCGTCGGGTGGTACTGGTCGAGGCGCGTGACCGGCTGGGCGGCCGGACCTGGACGAAGGACCACGACGGGCATCCGATGGAGTTCGGCGGTACGTGGGTCCACCCGCTGCAGCCTCACGTGTGGTCTGAGATCGAGCGGTACGGGGTCGAGACCGAGACGTTCCCGGTGATGGAGGGGCTGCGGCAGGCGGTGGTGTCCGAGGGCCGCATCGTGGAGTTGTCCGACGACGATGTCGTACGGGCGCTGGAGACGTTCGACCAGTTCTGTGCCCCTGCCGTGGACCTGTTCCCGGAGCCGTTCTCGGAAACGCTGGGCCCGGACCCGGACGGCCTGGCTGACCGGTCGTTGCGTGAGCAGTTCGACAGCTTCAAGGCCGAGCCGGCGCTGCGTGACTGGGTGGAGGGCATGTGCTGCACGATCGTGTGCGGCCCGCTCGATCAGTGCGGCGTGACCGAGGTCTTCCGGATCTATGCCCTGTCGGGGCACGACGCTGCGCAGACTATGGCCGCCGTGTCGGCAACAAAGCTCCTGAAGGGGACACGGGAGCTGATCAATTCCATCGCGGGACAGGCCACCCTGGCCGATATCCGTCTCAACTCGCCCGTGCAGCGTGTCGCCCAGACCGATGACGGAGTGCGGGTAGAGCTGGAGAGCGGCGAGACCGTCAGCGCGCCGACCGCCCTGATCGCGCTGCCGATGAACGTCCTGAACAGCGTGGAGTTCGAGCCTGCCCTGTCCGAGATCAAGCGGACCGCGTCGGCCGAGCGGCACGCGGGCGCCGGCGTGAAGTGCTTCGTCCGCGTCAAGGGCGACATCGGCAACGTGAGCATCGCGGCCCCCGAGCCCCACGCGGTCAACTGGGTGGTGACCTACGCCCACGACCCGCAGGGCTCGTGGCTGATCATGTTCTCCAACAACCCGGACAAGCTGGAGATGACCGCGTTCGACGACGTCCAGGGCATGCAGACTGCGCTGCAGCCGCTCCTGCCGGGCGTCGAGGTGGAAGCCATCGTCGGCTGGGACTGGAGGCACGACCCGCACGCTCTCGGCACGTGGTGCATCTACCGGCCCGGACAGCTGACACGGGTACTGCCGGACCTCCGTACCACCGAAGGACGGCTGTTCTTCGCCGGCAGCGACTCGGTGAGCACGTGGCGCTGCTTCATCGACGGGGCGATCGCGAGCGGCTACTACTCCGCCCGCGACATCGACGGCTATCTGACCGCCGGCGGGACTACGGCCGCCCAAGGCTGA
- a CDS encoding DUF4240 domain-containing protein, translating to MNEDAFWQLIEDCRPTEPDPDAELLAATLTERLAQSPLSLVIGFAEQLSWALYRLDRKEYGHDLSDDAFLYTRAAVVAAGRTEFDSVLQDPSVFTPYAIDLIWAEPLLYTPDRAYKRITGEEWDRDTRYSYESCSNTEGWAD from the coding sequence ATGAACGAAGACGCCTTCTGGCAGCTCATCGAGGACTGCAGGCCCACGGAACCTGACCCGGACGCCGAACTCCTTGCAGCCACGCTCACCGAGCGGCTTGCCCAGTCCCCGTTGTCGCTGGTCATCGGCTTTGCCGAACAACTGTCATGGGCGCTCTACCGGCTGGACCGCAAGGAGTACGGACACGACTTGTCCGATGACGCCTTCCTTTACACCCGTGCCGCGGTCGTCGCCGCCGGCCGCACCGAGTTCGACAGCGTCCTCCAAGACCCTTCGGTCTTCACTCCTTACGCCATCGACCTCATCTGGGCCGAGCCCCTGCTCTACACACCGGACCGGGCATACAAGCGAATCACCGGGGAGGAGTGGGACCGCGATACCCGCTACTCCTACGAATCCTGCTCCAACACCGAGGGCTGGGCTGATTGA
- a CDS encoding HNH endonuclease family protein has translation MMIMTRSAAAVAAALALTLSLPTAAHAAAQPAAPAPAAAVPQVLPIGVAVSALPLAVEDRTGYQRTSFKHWNAGDVPADGCNTRQEVLLAEAVVYPEIGPGCTLTGGTWWSYYDEREVTPAGALDIDHMVPLAEAWDSGASGWTAARREAYANDQGQPASLVAVTARSNRSKADQDPAEWLPPSADALCRYGAEWTATKLRWGLAVDELERDRLFDIAAGCGGTDVEFTPAP, from the coding sequence ATGATGATCATGACGCGGTCCGCTGCCGCGGTCGCCGCTGCTCTCGCCCTGACCTTGTCTCTGCCCACGGCCGCACACGCCGCCGCACAACCCGCCGCCCCAGCTCCGGCTGCTGCCGTGCCGCAGGTGTTGCCCATCGGGGTCGCGGTGTCCGCGCTGCCGCTGGCGGTGGAGGACCGGACCGGCTACCAGCGGACCTCCTTCAAGCACTGGAATGCCGGCGACGTCCCGGCCGACGGCTGCAACACCCGCCAGGAGGTCCTCCTGGCCGAGGCGGTCGTGTACCCGGAGATCGGGCCGGGCTGCACTCTGACCGGCGGGACCTGGTGGTCGTACTACGACGAGCGTGAGGTGACGCCGGCCGGTGCGCTGGACATCGACCACATGGTCCCGCTCGCCGAGGCCTGGGACAGCGGCGCTTCCGGCTGGACGGCGGCGCGGCGGGAGGCGTACGCGAACGATCAGGGCCAGCCGGCCTCCCTGGTCGCGGTGACAGCACGCTCGAACCGGAGCAAGGCGGACCAGGACCCGGCGGAGTGGCTGCCGCCGTCCGCGGACGCGCTGTGCCGGTACGGGGCGGAGTGGACGGCGACGAAGCTGCGGTGGGGTCTCGCGGTGGACGAGCTGGAGCGGGACCGGCTGTTTGACATCGCGGCCGGCTGCGGCGGCACGGACGTGGAGTTCACGCCCGCCCCGTAG
- a CDS encoding ISL3 family transposase, whose amino-acid sequence MVHIVARTLDGTASCPDCELPSSHVHSCYERRLADTPVGDQPVVIALTVRRLYCDNALCGRRTFVEQVAGLTFRYGRRTPASRRVLTVVAVALAGRAGARLAAVLQTRASRTTLLRAIMAVPDPLWAVPKVLGVDDFATRRGHHYGTVLIDCETGRPLDLLPGRDASTLAGWLREHPGAEIICRDRAGSYADGARTGAPNAIQVADRFHLWQNLGTAVEATVRLHSTCLKTAFTSSDGPTSDGDSADATKTMSPIEARIRERHATIHALLAQGHGIREIARELHMGGNTVRRNARAAVPEQLLTGRHQPRASQLDPYKSHLDNRWAEGHTNAIQLLAELQILGYRGSYQIISDYLRPRRRRRIRVVPPAPPGVRRITRWMMRHPEHLADAERQQFVALLAHCPELKALHEHVRSFAEILQTRSGQHLKDWITAVRTADLPRLHAFATGLERDWDAVLQGLSTRWNSGPVEGRVNQIKMVKRQMFGRAKLPLLRKRVLLTAAANW is encoded by the coding sequence GTGGTGCACATCGTTGCGAGAACCCTCGATGGCACGGCTTCGTGCCCGGATTGCGAGCTTCCGTCGAGCCATGTGCACAGCTGCTACGAACGCCGACTGGCCGACACTCCGGTCGGTGACCAGCCGGTGGTGATCGCGCTGACCGTGCGGCGGCTGTACTGCGATAACGCCTTGTGCGGGCGTCGTACGTTCGTTGAGCAGGTCGCGGGTCTGACGTTCAGGTACGGGAGAAGGACTCCGGCCTCGCGCCGTGTCCTTACAGTCGTTGCAGTTGCCCTTGCAGGCCGGGCCGGGGCCCGTCTGGCAGCAGTCCTGCAGACGAGGGCGAGCCGGACAACGCTGCTGCGGGCGATCATGGCCGTGCCTGATCCGCTCTGGGCCGTTCCCAAGGTCCTGGGTGTCGATGACTTCGCCACCCGTCGCGGGCACCACTACGGCACTGTCCTCATCGACTGCGAGACCGGCCGGCCTCTCGACCTGCTGCCGGGCCGGGACGCCTCCACCCTCGCGGGCTGGCTGCGCGAGCATCCTGGCGCCGAGATCATCTGTCGTGACCGGGCCGGCTCCTACGCCGACGGCGCCCGGACCGGTGCACCGAACGCGATCCAAGTGGCCGACCGCTTCCACCTCTGGCAGAACCTCGGCACCGCCGTCGAAGCCACAGTCAGACTCCACAGCACGTGCCTCAAGACGGCTTTCACCAGCTCAGATGGCCCTACGAGCGATGGCGACAGCGCGGATGCAACGAAGACGATGTCGCCGATCGAAGCTCGCATCCGAGAGCGGCACGCGACCATCCATGCCCTGCTGGCCCAGGGGCACGGGATCAGGGAGATCGCCAGGGAACTGCACATGGGCGGTAACACCGTCCGCCGGAACGCCCGCGCGGCAGTCCCCGAACAGCTGCTGACCGGAAGGCACCAGCCCCGGGCCAGCCAGCTCGACCCCTACAAGTCCCACCTGGACAATCGCTGGGCCGAAGGACACACCAACGCCATCCAGCTGCTTGCCGAGCTCCAGATCCTCGGCTACCGCGGGAGTTACCAGATCATCAGCGACTATCTGCGGCCGAGGCGCCGCCGACGCATCCGCGTTGTCCCACCCGCACCACCAGGAGTCCGCCGGATCACCAGATGGATGATGCGGCACCCCGAGCATCTCGCTGACGCAGAACGCCAACAGTTCGTCGCCCTACTTGCCCACTGCCCTGAGCTGAAGGCCCTCCACGAGCACGTCCGCAGCTTCGCAGAGATCCTTCAAACCCGCTCCGGTCAGCACCTCAAAGACTGGATCACCGCCGTCCGCACTGCAGACCTGCCCCGATTGCATGCCTTCGCCACCGGTCTGGAGAGGGACTGGGATGCCGTGCTCCAGGGCCTGAGCACACGCTGGAACTCCGGCCCCGTCGAGGGCCGCGTAAATCAGATCAAGATGGTCAAACGCCAGATGTTCGGACGCGCCAAGCTCCCCCTGCTCCGCAAACGCGTCCTTCTCACAGCCGCAGCAAACTGGTGA